In Poecilia reticulata strain Guanapo linkage group LG11, Guppy_female_1.0+MT, whole genome shotgun sequence, the genomic stretch cacacggctctCCCTCCGAGCTGGAACATTGCGTTCCTGCCACCGCTGCAGTACAATTAGGCAGCACAGACTCTAAGAAGCTCCCTGATTGATCTTGACATCTGTCGCCCCCCCCTGTTCCCGACACGTCTGATAGACGGGAGAACTATGAAACAAAACGGCAGAACGACTTTAACGTGTTCCAGTCGGTAATTTATGACCTTAACTAAAGCGTCCTGAAAAGAAAAGCGCACACAGGCTCCTACGCAGAGCTCATACAGATTAGTCTGATGAAAAcaactggaaataaaatctgaaaaatgtggtgtgCATGTGTATTCCTGTGCATTTTACTCCAATTACCCCTGAATGAAATCCAACAAACAACAACTaaattaaattctaataaaacacattcaaaatttgaaaaaaaaaaaaaagagagagaaagttcAGCAGGTTTGATTACTTGCAAACCATTTTCTCCTCTACTGGACCCGGGCCACGAGACGTGATGGAGAGCGGCGTGCGTGCCAGAGGGAGTCAAAGAATTTGCTCACTTCGACAGGGTGCCATCAGATCTCATAATAAACTGTTCCCATGTTTGGATCGGTTGCTAGGCGACGCAGGAGAAGGAATGCCTTTGAGCTTCGGCTTTCTCTGTGACGGGAGCCGACGCTTCAAGCCGACCGTCAGGTCCGACTGCTGCCTAAATCATCCttcatttaatcagtttaaGACGATTTACAACAGCAACGAAAACAtcaaaactttatatttcatttCACAAAGTAGAGCAGGATTGTAAAGTAGGAGGAAAAGAGGAGTTTCCAAAAATTTCAAATCGAAAAATTTGACAAGATACAATTTTTACTTGAACAGTCATTTTCAAGATATGCCAAAGAATTACGTTAAATTACgttgtatttaataaaataaaataaaaaattaatttaagttttgctcactaaaattgcacaatttAATATTACTCAATTAGTTTGaatgaaaactaaagaaaatttGAGGCAAGTTTGCATATATTATTTAAGCAAATAGAGCTGATAAGATTTTACGGAGCACAGACTCCCAGATGGagttaggtctggactttaactaggccattttaGCACATGATCTAAACTGATCTGTTATGACTGCATGTGTAGGATCTTTATCCAACGCATTTGATGCGACTTCTGATAAACTTCCCTGCCCATAATGAaaggcatgatgctgccaccaccaggttTTCACCACACTAATAGATTCATGTTGTTGATTCAACAATTTTATTTGGAGACGCCAAAATGTGTTTGTACGggacactttttagatttttattcctaaaaattttagaaaacaatagATCTTTTTATACACTACTGTGTTTCTTTATGACATAAAATGCCAGTAAGATACATGGAGATTTGtggcaaaatgttaaaaggtttACTGGGTCTGCTCTAATTCGATAAATTAGATGATTAGATGATGGGGTTTATTTGTCCAATCAAAGGCATCTTATGAAAATTGACAGCCTTTAAAGCAGACACTAAACATACTTAgcattaaagctgcatttctttataggtttgatgtaatattctaatgttaaagtggaaaataatcaatattaacaaaaataaaggctttcaaacatccatctgtgtgtaattgaTCTATATAATTTGTTAGTGATAagagtttctgaaataaatgtatttgttgaaTGAGTCTGTATGTCACTAAGGACTTGAATAACTTGATCAGCTTTGCTCCCTATTTGAAATgtatctttattattattattattatttgcccATAATGCAGGTAATGATCAAAGTAAtgccagtttttttctcttcaccaGAATTAAGTGCATCATGAATAGATGAGGCATTGAGCTGAACATCTGCATCCGCAAAGAGAATAGGAAATTAGCCCATCAGTAGAAAACACTGGAATGGGGTCACTCGCCATGCTAAAAGCTGCATCTTAATTCTGCCTCACCTTTAGGAAGAGGGCGCCCTCTACTGCTCCAGTGGTGGCAAAGCTCCAGCAGGAGCCGCAGATGGCTTGGTCCTTCACTGGAGTCACAGCACCTGAAAACAGACACAGGATGAGCAACAAGTAAAGTCCTGACAAATCTGACCTTAGGGAAAAAGATTAGTGTCTCAGACGTACCGTACAGCCTCCAGTCTAGAGACTCGGGTACTTTCACCCCTTCGTACATCTTGGATGGGAAGGGGAGACCCTTGTTTGGGGTCTTGCTTCGTTTTCTCCCCCTCATGGTTGCTAGCTCCGACATGGTGCGGTCCGACAGCGAGTTCAGAGCCAGGGAGAAGGACAGGCCAGCTCTGTTCTTAGAGTGGACATACCTACAGCAACAAGGACACATTACTGGAGACCTTTTTACACTGTAAACGGTTAAAAATCAGTATTTGTCAGGGTAAGACCTATTTGTATCTAACTCTAACTTTTCGCATCtatttagctgtttttcagATATCTTGATATCTTTTCTACATCTAACTAGTTAACTTTTTTGCCTCTATTTagctagttgtttttttttttttgcatccagcAAGTTAGCTTTTTGCATCTATCTAGCTACTGCTAGATAACTTTTCTATCTAGCTGTGGCTAAAAGTTAGCTATACCTAGCTAACTGTTTTGCatctagctagctttttttgttttgtatgtagCTAGTTAGGTATAGCTAGCTAGGTATAGCTAGCTACATACATTTATCTAATGTTCTAATGTACCTTAGCGGCTAGTTATCGGTAGCCTCAACCGCCTCATGTCACAAAGCAATGAAGATGTCTACATCTTCATTGCTTGTTTCAAACTTTTGcttgacagagaaaaaaaatgcttcaaatatGAGAATATACAAGTTTAAACAGTCCTGCCACTACAAAATGTAAGACatgtgattaatgtatttaagacTAACTTACATTTTAGGGCCTTAATATTTGatgcatgaatttaagacattttaaggctgcGTGGACTCCCTATTTAACCTGAGGTTGTGAAGAAAAGCATGCTCTCTCTTCTCGTGCTCCATGTCGTCGCCATACTGACGCTGGAACTTCTCCTTGAAATGACCGAACATCTTCTGAGAGTGGCCTGAAGCCGAGGTGTGGATGAGTTCCTTCATCGGGTTAGCCAGCAGGTGGTGCTCTACTCCTGGACCTGGGAATCCCCCGCAAGTCATCCCtagatggaaaagaaagaaaacgtaACCGGTTATCGTCGTCGGATGATTCTAAAAGGTTCCCGCTAAACCCACCGGCTCAAACCTTCAGGCAGAGAGAAAACTATGGGGTCAAAATGGGTGCTGAACTCTTTGTAGTCCACCAGGTACTTGTCATAATGGGACCCCAGCAGAGTGTTGTACCCCATCATCTCGTAGTGAAGGGGTATGGAAGTGCTTTTCTGTCCGTCTGCTTTTTTCTCTGCGTTCGTCACCCACAGCGTGTAGGTGTTCTTCTTGTAGCCCACAGTGGTcactgataggtattttcctagaacctacataaaagaaccacagacaacgtatatgaatttatgactaaacttctgcaagcaaaaggagaagactctgtcaactgcttctcagagctgttcacagagcgttctgcYWMTCTTTggatacagcttgtcttttattctcaaacttcaaagagggaggataggcaagatagacagcagaggaaaaacagcaaaggtagtaaaacattttacctaaacaaagcaaaggtcgtaaaccaatttaacatctggcccctgatctgagcccggttcaaatctcggtcaaactgtttcacatgaagataacaggcagctgtgacttccaggtcagttcacacatacagtttaaacaagagaacactttaacctgaaagtaacaacaaaatgataataccaaaaaatctctatcagtCACGTTCTGCCAGACTTCGCACAGCGAGCCGCCGTAATACTCCATCCTCAAGAACTACAGAGGAAAATGGCAGGGTGGGAATGAAATGCTAAGTTAAGTGGATGATTAGCATTTTTGCTATCGCCAATAACTTTCTACAGAGGCAACCTCAGCATGTTCTGCTGTTTGAACATGTTGTTGGTCGTGAAAACAAGGACAGTCACGGTGTGTAAACTACAGCGGCGCAGCATGTTATTCTTATTACAgtagtgatattttaaaactgttgtcACCAAACTTAAAGCAACATACAGTTAAGCAGCAGACTGCAGGCTAATATAAActggtaaaaatattaatgttttcagaTATTCAAGTCTGTTTTGCAGTTTATAACACAGTTCAGAAGtgtcaaagctttacaaaaaatatacaaaatcaTCCATAAAAACCATCCTGTATCCACAAAAATGCTAGTTTCTTCATCAGACCCTTTTAGAGACCctagcagagctgctgcttacACAGTTCTAATCATCTATATCACTGGCAAATTTGAATGCTAGTTTAACTTaagaagaaaagttttaaatgtgatCCAACTGATAACCTGAAATGTCGTCATTAGGGTCCGTGTGAAGTACGCAGACGTACCTGGAAGCCCTGCACGTCCGGCAGCGACGCTTGCGGCTTGACCGCTTCGTCCTTCGTGCCGTTCACCTGAAAGCACTTCATGACGTTTTGCTCCACCTCTGTGGTCTCAGGAGTGATTTTGTAGGAAACGCCAAACTTCTGCTGAGCCGCCAGCTGGTAAGTGGAGACCTGGCCTGGTGAGAGGGAGCCACAGAGGGAAGCTTAGAGCGACGCAGAAACCACAAAACCGACACCGGTGGTCTGTGTTTACATTACGGATCGAGTTAGCTTCCTCATTTTCTGACCGCCTGCTGCAATTTTACGGCTCACATTTCAGTTGGGAAAGAGGCTTTTATACTTCTTCACAT encodes the following:
- the LOC103472090 gene encoding digestive cysteine proteinase 2 isoform X2, with protein sequence MRPLYVAVILFWAASATHAKAVPSLPDFGDAYHVKGVISLPYAEILEPFEGWFDLAAKSSRIDYYHGQVSTYQLAAQQKFGVSYKITPETTEVEQNVMKCFQVNGTKDEAVKPQASLPDVQGFQVLGKYLSVTTVGYKKNTYTLWVTNAEKKADGQKSTSIPLHYEMMGYNTLLGSHYDKYLVDYKEFSTHFDPIVFSLPEGMTCGGFPGPGVEHHLLANPMKELIHTSASGHSQKMFGHFKEKFQRQYGDDMEHEKREHAFLHNLRYVHSKNRAGLSFSLALNSLSDRTMSELATMRGRKRSKTPNKGLPFPSKMYEGVKVPESLDWRLYGAVTPVKDQAICGSCWSFATTGAVEGALFLKTGSLQVLSQQMLVDCSWGFGNNGCDGGEEWRAYEWIMKHGGIATTETYGAYMGMNGFCHLNSSQLTAHVKSYTNVTSGDADALRVALFKNGPTAVSIDASHRSFVFYSHGVYYEPACGNAPDDLDHAVLAVGYGTLNGEPYWLVKNSWSTYWGNDGYILMSTKDNNCGVTTDATYVTLA
- the LOC103472090 gene encoding digestive cysteine proteinase 2 isoform X1 — translated: MRPLYVAVILFWAASATHAKAVPSLPDFGDAYHVKGVISLPYAEILEPFEGWFDLAAKSSRIDYYHGQVSTYQLAAQQKFGVSYKITPETTEVEQNVMKCFQVNGTKDEAVKPQASLPDVQGFQFLRMEYYGGSLCEVWQNVTTVGYKKNTYTLWVTNAEKKADGQKSTSIPLHYEMMGYNTLLGSHYDKYLVDYKEFSTHFDPIVFSLPEGMTCGGFPGPGVEHHLLANPMKELIHTSASGHSQKMFGHFKEKFQRQYGDDMEHEKREHAFLHNLRYVHSKNRAGLSFSLALNSLSDRTMSELATMRGRKRSKTPNKGLPFPSKMYEGVKVPESLDWRLYGAVTPVKDQAICGSCWSFATTGAVEGALFLKTGSLQVLSQQMLVDCSWGFGNNGCDGGEEWRAYEWIMKHGGIATTETYGAYMGMNGFCHLNSSQLTAHVKSYTNVTSGDADALRVALFKNGPTAVSIDASHRSFVFYSHGVYYEPACGNAPDDLDHAVLAVGYGTLNGEPYWLVKNSWSTYWGNDGYILMSTKDNNCGVTTDATYVTLA